TATCGTAGATGTCAACGACGAGGAAAACGTAGTTTACGATTCCGAGAACGGTATCAACAATCTCTCGCAAGCGACGGTGGGCGTATACCTTCTTTCCGCGACCGTCGAGGGCACGGATAATTACGGCGAACTGTCCTTCGATACGATATTCCGAGTGTTCGTTCCCGAAACAGACACGATCGGCATACCGTGGTGGTTGGTTTTGATCATCGTCATTTGCTCGCTGGGCGTGCTTGCGTTCATATTCTGGCTGTTGCATGAGAAGGGCGTTTTGCAAATGCTCACCGGCAGGATGATAGTGACTATGCGCACGAAAGCGACGATGGACGCAACTATCGCCGCCGTAAGGGCTAACAAGCTCGCCGAGGAAACGAGGGAAAGCGTCAGGCTTGCCGAAGAACTCGATAGGCGCGAAGCCGAAAAGGTCGAAACCGAAACGAGCGACGCCGACGACGATGGCGACGGCATTCTTATTTCCACCGACGAAGCGACGGGGTACGCGACTTTCGTCAGATACCAAAAGCCGTTCCAAGTCAAGCTTATTCAAGCACCCGACGAAGCTAAGGACTTTTATTCACTGCTCAAAAACGAACTGCTCAGCTACAAAAAGGTCAAGAGCAAGATGTCCAATAGCTACGATTCGTATACCTTCGGCAAAAGTCAGATCGCCAAGCTCGTCATTCGCGGAAAGACGCTCTGCCTGTATCTCGCGCTCGATCCCGACGAATACGCAGATTCCAAGTATAAGGTCGAGCGGTCGGAGAGCAAAAAGTATTCCGAGGTGCCGTGCCTGTACCGCATTAAGAGTATGCTCAGGGTACGCTACGCGAAAGATCTTATCAAGGAGATCTGCGATAAGCTCGGCGCGGAGCAGGGCGAGGTCGGATCGGTCAATTACCGCCCGTACTACCAGAGTACCGAAAAGCTTTTGAAAAAGGGCTTGATCAAAAAAATAACCTACACGCGGCAGATTGGCGCTCCCGTTGTACTCGAACAGGGCGAGAGCGACGAGCCGAAGTCGGAAAGCGACAAGCCGAAAACGGAAACGGAAGATGATTCCGCGCTCGCGCAAAAAGAAGTCGCTTCCACATCGCCTACCGACGAAGCGAGCGGCACTACCGCCGAGCAACCATCCGTAGACAAGGCGAACGAAACTACCGCGCAGGAGACCGCTCCTGTCGCAGGTGAAGCCGCGACCGAGACTACGGAAGAAAAAACTCCCGAGGGCGAAAGCAACGCGAAATCCACTTCGGGAAACAAAAAACGTAAAAAACAACAAGGAGCAAAATAAATATTATGTCGCAAAAAAATAAATTGGCAAAAGAGATCCACGCTCTCGAAGAAGAAATCAAGGCGCTCGAATTCAAACGTTCAAGATCGATGGCTGTTATCATGGAAGCAATGTTAAGCCAATCCATGCCCAACGATACCGACGTTCAGTTTTTCAGAACGTTCAACGCCGAAATCGAAATCAAACGCGATCAACTTCAAAAATTGACCAAACAGCTTGAAAACCTGCTGTAATGCTTTCTTTATTTGTAATTAGATAAAACTATTAAAGCCTATCGTGCATAGCGCTTACTTTTCCGTTGTTTATAAAACCGTTCGTTTATTTTTCGTTCGGTTTTATTACTTTTTCGGACGGCTGTTAAATCGATCTTCCACTACGGTCCAGTCGATTATTTGAAGTAGATCGTCTATATAATCGGCGCGGACGTTATAGTGTTTCAAATAATAGGCGTGTTCCCACACGTCTATATTCATAAGCGGGCAATAGCACAACGGTGCGTCTTGGTTGGGCGTAGTTATTATTTTTAAGTCTTTGCCGTCCGTTACGAGCCAGGCGTAGCCCGACCCGAAAACGGACAGCGCCGCCGCTTTCAGTTCGCTCTTGAACTTATCGAACGTTCCGAACGTTTTGTTTATCTCGCGCAGCAGCGCGCCCGTCGGCTTATCGCTCGACGGGTTTTTGAGCTGGTCGAAGTAAAACCTATGGTTATAAACTCCGCCCGCATTGTTCCTTATCGCGTTCTGCAAGGGCTGCGGTAGCTTGTCGGCATAGCAAATCAATTGCTTTAACGGCAATTGCTTTAAGCGCGGGTCTTTCTCGATCGCAGCGTTGAGATTATCGATATACGTTTGCAAGTGCTTGTCGTGGTGCAGATGCATCGTCTTTTCGTCGATAAACGGTTCGAGCGCGTTATAGTCGTACGGCAGGGGGAGATTGATAAAAGGGTATATATTGTTTTCGTTCATGATATGCTCCTTTTTCTATTATTTATGAAAAGACGATAATATATGTGATTTTTGGGTTGTTAGTCATTTATTCATAAACTTAGTATAGAGATAGCGGGATATAATACATACTTTATATATATTCTACTTGACAAATACAATCGAAGTATGGTAGAATTATAAGAACAATGGCGTTGGAAGCTTTTTTCCTGCGCCGATTTTTTGTAGGAGGCAATTTAGAGGCGGTATGAAAAAGCGAATTTTAGTTTTGTTTGCGGTTATCATTGCGGCGTTCGGGCTCATCGGGCTGTGCGTCGGGTGTAACGGCGAAAAGATGGATTACAGTGTTACCGTTCTTTCTCCGGACGACGCGCCGCTTTCGGGCGTGACGGTATCGTGGCTTTCGGGCGACAAGGTTAAGGGCAGTGCGGATACCGACGAGCTCGGCAACGCTACGGTCAGTATTCCTGCGGGCACGTACACGATCGGGCTCAGCGGTTACGCCGAGGGGCTCAGCTACACCGAGGTATCGGTGAACGCGAGCATGGCGAACGTTCGCATTAAGCTCAAAGTTCAACAGGTCAACTACACGGTGACCGTTCTCGACAAGTCGCAGCAGGCTGCGTCGGGCGTTGAAGTGCAGTGGCTGGACGCCGATGACAACGTGGTCGGCACGGCTACGACGGACGCAAGCGGCATCGCGGCGTGCGAACTTCCGTACGGCACGTATACAATTCTTTTGAACAAGCTTCCGAGCGGAAATATTCCGAGCGGCGAGTTTTCCGTGACCGGCGCAAGCCCTACGATCACCGCCTCGCTCATCGACGGCGTTGCCGAGAAGTACAGCGTAACGGTCAAGACGGCGGGCGGGCTTTTGTACAAGAAAGTTACCGTCAATCTTTACAGCGGCGGCACCAAGCTCGTCAAGTCGGCGGAAACCGACGATTACGGCGTGGCGACATTCGACGTAGAGGACGGCGTATATTCGGCGCGCTTGTCTACGGGCGACATGGCTAAGCTTGCTGGCTATACCGAAACGCGCGCTTCGCTCACGGCGTCCAAGCGTTCGGGCGAGATCATTTTGACCTCGGCGGTTAGAACGGACGCGCCTACTTCCGACACGCGTTACGTGATCGGCGATATAATTCACGATTACACCTTCACCATGACCTACCAGAGAAAAGACGAGAACGGTGCGCTTGTCGACAAGACGCCGTGGTCCAAATCGATCACTCAGCTTTTCAAAGACGGCAAGGAAGCTATCCTCATCAACAACTGGGGAACGAACTGCTCGTGGTGCGTTAAGGAAATGCCCGCCATGCAGCGCGCGTACGACAAGTACGGCGACAAGATCGAAATAATCGCGGTAAGCAATTACAACGGCGGCGACCGCGACAGCGTTATCGAGGAATATTACAACACTAACGGCTACACCTTCCCTATGATGCGCGATACGAACAGCCTTGCTATCAAGTTCGCGCTTACGGGCTGGCCCACGACCATAATCATCGACCGCTACGGCGCAATCGCGCGTGTCGAGAGCGGCGCGGTCGCGGACGACGAAGCGTGGGAGCGCATGATCAATAAATATATCGGTGCGGACTACGTTCAGTCCTTCACTCCCGGCGACAAGGAGAGCGAATCGATAACGACCGAGGTCGCCAAACCCGACGTTACCGTTCCCGCCAACCATTACGAAACGGTCGCTCAAACCATCAACAAGACCGATACCTTCCCGCAGGGCGCGTCTGTCGTATGGCGCGGCGAGACCCAGAACGATATGGCGTGGCCGTTCATGCTCAAAGAAGTTGACGGCGCGCAGGTCCTTTACTCGTCCAACGAGAAAAAAGCCAACTCTATGTCGACCATCTACGCGACGGTCACCGTAGAGCCCGGCAACGTTTTCACTTTCGATTATAAATCGCAAACCGAGGACGCGGACATTTTGTCGATCGTTTGGGACGGCAAGATCATCAAGCAAATTTACGGCGACAGCGATGGCTGGCAGACCTGCTATCTGTATACCGACCTTGCGGGCGGCGCGCACACGCTGGCTATGGCGTATATCAAGGACGGCTCGACCAACGTCGGCTTCGATAACGTTTATATCAAGAACGTGCGCTTTACCAAGTTCGCCGATATGCCTGCAACAGGCATCGATATGTTCCGCGCAGCGGCGTACGGCGTGCCTAAGGACGGCGATAAGCTTTTCCCGTACTATGCCGACGTTTATCTCGACGAAACCGACGGCTACTACCACGTAGATACTTCCAAGCTCCAAAATAAAGATTACGCCGGCAACGACGAAAAGCCGTTGCTTTTGGTCAATCTCATGAACGCCACCAACTGGATGCCGTATTCGATCGGTCAGCTTGTCTACCTTGTTTCCGCCGAAACGGGCGCGTATATCGTAGACTGCAACTTCGATATAGGCGAGGGCAAAAAGGACTACCGCGACGAGCTCATCGAGTATATGCGCGTAGCTACTTCGTCCGACATAGAGGACTGCGTGCCCGTCGATAAACACTTGCACGACATACTCGTTAAGTTCATGGCTAACGCGAGCGGCACGGACAGCCACGATAAAGAATGGCTCGAAGCGTGCTACTTCTATTCGCACTACGGCGCTGGCGATCCCGTCGGCAACCCGATAATGGGTCTTACAAACGCAACGGCGTACGAGGCGAAGCTCAACGAAACCAACGTTGCGGACATCACGCGCGACGTGTACCCGTTGCCGTCGGTCATATACAAGTTCACGCCCGAAGAGGACGGCTTGTACAAGATCGAATCGTTCATACCCGATAAGGACGCGTCGCAGTATTCGGCGCAGATTTGGCTGTACGACGACGAGAACGACGCCGATCATCCGCTCGTGTACGACGGCGACGCCCGATTCTATCGCGACGCCAAGAACGAGCAAAACTTCACCGTCTACTATAACATGAAAGCGAATCACGTCTACTATATGCAGCTCGCTTTCCTTGTGGCGGAGAAGGGTGTGTATAACTTCACCATAGAAAAAGTGAATAAGGACGTAATTCGGCTTCTGCCTTGCTCTGATAACGAGTACACCTACATTCTCGACGAAGACGGCAAGATTACGAGCGACCTTCTTCTTGCGGGTGCGGTCAGCTACTACGAGGACGACGACGGATTCTACCGTGTAGGCAACAAAGCCACCGCGAGCGATAGCGACCCGTATATCTACTTCGACGTTAAGTACGCGACCGCGCTTACGACCAAGCCGATCTCGACGCTCTATACCGAGGAACTGGTCAACCCGCTCAATACAAAAGAAAAGCTCGGCTATAAGACGTTCGATTTCACAAGGATGGCTGCGTTCTTCGATAATGGAGACAACAACATTGTATTCAATGAAAAGTACGACTTGACGGTTCGCGGCGCGGAATACAAGGACTACACCGCCGATATTAAAGCGTACGTAGACGCCGCCGAGGCAAACGACGGACTCGTCAAGGTGGACGATAAGCTTGTAAAGATCCTTACGCTCTTTATCGAAACGCGTATCAACACCACTTTCTACGAAGACGGCAACGGCGGCTATACAGGTGAAAAAGCGCTCGAAAACGAGTGGTTGCGCCTCTGCTGGTACTATAAAACGTATACGGCGTAAATTAATTAGGAATTAGAAATTAGTAATTAGGAATTAAAGAAGAAAAAATTAATATAATCACCGCGCAGTGTTCAATCATTCCTAATTCACAATTCCTAATTTACTTCACCCCGTATCAATCAGTAATCAACCTTAGGAGGTAAAATTATGGTAAAACACAGTAAGAGATCGATACTTGCTATCATTCTTACGCTCTGCGCTGCTCTTTGCTTCGGCTTGCTCGCAGCGTGCAGCGACGAGCCTACCAATCAAGCGGAAACGTACACCATCACTGTTACGGCGGATGACGGTACGCCCGTAAAAGGCGTCGAGGTAACCGTCAACAAGGGCGGCGCGTCCTTCGACCCCAAGACGACCGGCGAGGACGGCAAAGTTTCGTTCGAGCTTCTCCCCGATGATTATGAGCTTTCTTTAAATAAGCTCCCCGACGGCTATGAAGAGCCCGCGGACAGCGAGTTAAAGCTCAATGCAACCGACAGGGATTACACAATCAAGCTCAACAGGAAGTTTGCGTACGTAGTAAACCTTGTTAACCAGGACGGCACTCCCTTCACTGTAGAGGGCAATTATCAGGTCGGCATTTGCTACGCTTCCGACGCGTCTAACTGCCTTCAACCCGTTACGCCCGTTAACGGCGTAGCGCGTATAGAAGCAGATAAGGACTCGTATCACGTTCAGATCATCGACCTTCCCGAAGGATATATTTTCGAGGGCTACGAATTAGGTCAGGAAAGCAGCTACTACACCGGCGCCGATTTCAGCGAGACCGTCACCGAAATGACGATCAAGATCTACAAGCTCAATACTATCGACCTTTCCAAAGACGGCATGACGGATACGGAAAAAAAGGCGTTTGCGGCAAGCAATAAAGTGCACGGCTTCGATACCGCGCGCAAGGCATATAATATAAAGGGCGATCTCAAACCGGGCGAAAGCGTTTACTACGTACTCACCCCCGAGCTAACCGGTATGTACAATCTCCACCAGAACGACGAGGTCACCGGTGAACAGCTTCTTAACTACTATTACAGCCAAACGTTTAAGGTGAGCGGCACTCCCGAAGAATTCATCCCGACCGGAAGAGGCATGAACCTTGTAAAAGGCAATACCTATTATATTTACGCCGCAAACGAGGGCAATACCACGGTCAAACTCAATTCCGTGCTCGATATTCCGTACAACTCGTATCTTATTTACAGCGGCGTGGGCGGCACGCTCGAACTCACCGTAGGCAAAGCCGATACCAACGCTATTATTGAGTTTAATCCCAACGCGGCGGGCAAGTACACCTTGACCGTTAAGAGCGACGTTAACGCGTACGTTGCAAGCACAACGGTACTGCCCAGCGAAACGCCCGAAAAAGCTCCCGCCGACGATGACGAATACGCCAAGAACGCAAGCGCGGAAATCGATTATTCCGCTACTGATTTTTCTCAAAAAGCCACCGTCTACTATGCGGTAGCGGTTAAAGCCGATAGTTATCCCGTAACGATTTCGGTAGAGCTCAAAAAATCGGATGAAAGCGAGAAAAAATACGAATATGCCGAGGTAAAGGATACGCTTACCAAGTTTGCCGATAAGCAAGCCGGAACTACCCTTATCGGCGTTCCTATGGACGGCTCGGCGGAGCTTGTTTACGACGACGAAAATCAGGTATATACGTATAACGGCAAAGTCGTAGTAGTAAATATTACGGGCAATCTTGATACTGCAAGGTACGCCGACGGTGGTAGCCTTGCTTATTTGGGAACAGAGGCGTTCACGGCGAGTCCGTTATATACTTACGTCAAAGACACGACTACGACCGATTATACGTTGTTCCTGCGTGGTTTTGACGAGTATGATTATGTGGACGGTAGATTTGGGCCTACTCCCGTCATACCCGATAAGAGCGAATATAAAACGCAAAACTGCTACGCGAACTTCGTAAACGCAGACGGCGTTTACCCGCTTACTAACGAACTCAAAGACTTCCTCGAAAAGTTCTACGAAACTAATTACGACTTGTTCTATTATTTAATATCCGAAGATGCCGATCTTGAATGCGGCTGGATGTTCCCGCTTTACTACTATGACGTAGAACCCGAGGCTGACGTGATCGTAGGAGAATACAAGTTTGTAAAACACGTGTATTTCGACGAAGTGTATAACGAGGAAACCGATGATTTCGATAAAGTAAAGAAAGAAGTAGCAGTTGGCGACGACAAAAGAGTTTGGGATCAGGAATCCCAGAGCATGATTACCGTTGCGTATACCGATGAAGAGTATAGGCTGGTCGTAAAAGCTAACGGGCAGTTCTCCATTGAACAGCAGTTCGGTGATGAAGGCGAGTACGACGAAGTGGAAAGCGGTTCTTGGAAAAACGAAGACGGCGTTTATACCTTCACCGTTCCCGATGGTTGGGTAATAGATGCGGATAATTGGGTAACTGCCGATTTAGTATACACCGTTACGTTCGATTCCGAGGCAGGTACTATAAAGCTTGTCGGTAGCGATCAATCCGAATGGCAGTTCATAGCCTAAGATGTCGTTAAGCTAATTTCGGCAATCTAAATAACAGACACGACTACGGCGATAACCGAACGGTTACCGCCGTAGTTCGTTGTAACGGGATAGTCACTGCGACCTAAAATCATTCCCTTGCCTTAGAAAGGGTTTCCCCCGTAAAGCAATAAAAACCCCCGCTGCGTAATTACTCTGCGTGGCGGGGGTTTAACGTTTATTAATTATTCTTGCGCTTCGTTATCGGCGTTCGTGCGTTCCTCGACAAGCTTCTTGAACTTATTTTCGAGATCTTCGTAATCGTGGAAGGACTGAGTGCTGTTGTATATCACGTAGCCGTCCTCGTCGACGATCACCGTCATGGGCCAAGTGGACTTGCCGCCGAGCAGGAGATAGGTCAAGCAGTTCCCGCCGTTCAGATTGTCCTGAGCAAAGGTAAGCGAGATTGTGAGCTCGCCCCAGCGGTCTTTTATGAATTGCTCAACGGGGCGAGTGGACGAGCCGTGTATTGCTATAACGTCTATTTCCGGATGATTAGCGGCGAGCTCGTTGAAGTAGGGTATCTCGTTTACGCACGGCGTGCACCAGGTCGCCCAGAAGTTGATTACTGTAATTTTGCCGCGGTTGTCATATAGCGTAAAGCTTTCGTCCGAGCCGTACAGTTCTACCGTGAAGTCGGGCGCGAGATCGCCTACCGTATAGCCGATTTTGACTTCGTCGCCCCCGCCGCCGTTCCCGCTGTCGTCGGGTTTTTCAACGTCGATAAAGTTGTAGAATACGAGCGCGCCTATCAGCACGATGATTGCCGTTACCCATGCCGCAAGCTGTACCCAGAACGATGCGCCGCGCTTTTTCTTTTCGGGCGTTTCGACTTTGGTCGTCGCCGTTTCTGTAATAGGCGTTTCAGTTTTTACTTCTTCGCTCGTTTCGGGCGTTACGGTGGGTTCGGTTTCTACAGTCGCAGCAGGTTCGGTTATCGCTTCGGTAGCCGTAGCGCCGAGCGAGATCTTTTTGTTTGCCGTGAGGTCGATCGGTTTTTCGAGCGTTTGCGTTTTGTCGTCGATAGCCGATTTATGTAGGAGCAGCTTAGAGCCTTTCCAGCGTATTGCCTTGGTCGGGCAGGCGGAAATGCACTGACCGCAGTTGATGCATTCGTGGTCGCCGACGCGCTTGACGTCCATTTTACAAACGGCTACACATTTGCCGCAGTTCGTGCAGTCGTCCTTATCGACCTTAACGCCGATAAGCGCTATGCGGTTGAAGAAGCCGTAGAGCGCGCCGAGCGGGCAGAAGAAGCGGCAGAAGAAGCGGAAAATGAATATCGACGCCACAATAAACAAAACGAGCAGTGAGAATTTCCACGCGAACTGTCCACCGAGCATACCGAACATTTCAGCGTTGTCGGGGTGGATGAGCAAGCCTATTGCGCCGCCTATCGTTCCCGCGGGGCAGATGTATTTGCAGAACCCGGGGAGCGGCAGGTCGCGGAACGCGTAGGCGAGCGGTATTATTATAACGAGCACTACGAGCAGTACGTACTTAAAGTACGAAAGCACGCGCGTAACGCGGCTCTTTCTCAGCTTGGGCGTGCGAATTTTATAGAGCAGCTCCTGACCGAGCCCGACGGGGCACAGCCAGCCGCAAATCGTTCGGGCGAACATAACGCCGAAGATCGCGAGTATGCCCAAAACGTAGTAGGGCGCGCGAATGGTGCTTTCGGCAAGCGCGTTTTGGAGTGCGCCGAGCGGACACGCGCCGACCGCGCCGGGACACGAATAGCAGTTGAGCCCGGGCACGCAAACGTACTTGGTCGTCGCGCTCGTGTAGATACTGCCCGTGATATAGCCCTTGATGTTCGCATTATACAAAAGCGCGGCATAGATCTGTACGAGCCTGCGCTTAGTGGGCAGGTGCGCGCAGATAAATTCTTTTACCGTGCGGCGCTGGTGCTTGACGCCCGTTGCTTCTTCCGTCTTTTTGACGAGCTTGTGATGGCGCACGCCACGCCAAACGAAGAACGCTATGACGAGGGCGGCTACTATACATAAAACTACGATCAACGCTACGTTCACGTTTTCCCCTCCCTCTCAGCCTAAACCTATGCACTCGGTGCAAATGTTGATCGCCTTTACAAGTACGTCGTGCGCGCCGCCGTTGAGCGCGCCCACTATTATAAAGGTTACAGCGACGACCGCGACCGCGCCGCGAACTATCCACAGCGCTAGGTCGGTCGACAGCGTGTTAAGTATTTTTTCATACCACTTAACGCCCTTTTCTTTGGGCGTGCCATTGCCGTTTTTGATCATCGCTTTGAGCGCGGCGAGCTGTCTGTTTGCAAGCACGCCGTTCACGACCGCCGCTGCGACGAGCGCGGCAAAGCTTACGAGAACGCAGGGCAGAACGTTTTTCGTCATGGCGAATATTTCGGCGGTGACGTTCTCGCTCTTGAAGTTCGCGGTATCAAGAAGATAGCACAGCGAAGCGATAGTGCAGGCGAGCGTTGCGGCAAGTGCTACTCCCCATACTATATAGCGAATGAGTTTGAGTTTTTTATAGTTTTGTGCGGCTTGCACATAGTCCTCGCCCTCGCCGCCGCTCGGAGTTTTAGGCGATAAAAGGCGTAACGCGTCTTCGCTTTTGCGCTTGGCTTTAACGTCATACAGCGGGAAAATCACGCCGCAAACGATAAGTCCCGCGAGCACGAAAAAGGGTATCGCTATTTCTTTCAGTCGCGCCGAAACTATCTCTCGCGTGAACACCACGCCCGTGCCGCGCCCCGAATAATAAATATCCGCGGCAACGCAAATAAGCGCGATACCTATCGCTACCGCGAACACCCCCACGATTATCGAATATATTAATCTGATTTTTTCCGTTTTGTTCATAATTAAGTATAAGTTTAACATATACCGCGATTGCTGTCAAGTATGAAAAGATAAAATGCAATC
Above is a genomic segment from Clostridiales bacterium containing:
- a CDS encoding redoxin family protein, giving the protein MNVALIVVLCIVAALVIAFFVWRGVRHHKLVKKTEEATGVKHQRRTVKEFICAHLPTKRRLVQIYAALLYNANIKGYITGSIYTSATTKYVCVPGLNCYSCPGAVGACPLGALQNALAESTIRAPYYVLGILAIFGVMFARTICGWLCPVGLGQELLYKIRTPKLRKSRVTRVLSYFKYVLLVVLVIIIPLAYAFRDLPLPGFCKYICPAGTIGGAIGLLIHPDNAEMFGMLGGQFAWKFSLLVLFIVASIFIFRFFCRFFCPLGALYGFFNRIALIGVKVDKDDCTNCGKCVAVCKMDVKRVGDHECINCGQCISACPTKAIRWKGSKLLLHKSAIDDKTQTLEKPIDLTANKKISLGATATEAITEPAATVETEPTVTPETSEEVKTETPITETATTKVETPEKKKRGASFWVQLAAWVTAIIVLIGALVFYNFIDVEKPDDSGNGGGGDEVKIGYTVGDLAPDFTVELYGSDESFTLYDNRGKITVINFWATWCTPCVNEIPYFNELAANHPEIDVIAIHGSSTRPVEQFIKDRWGELTISLTFAQDNLNGGNCLTYLLLGGKSTWPMTVIVDEDGYVIYNSTQSFHDYEDLENKFKKLVEERTNADNEAQE
- a CDS encoding superoxide dismutase, whose product is MNENNIYPFINLPLPYDYNALEPFIDEKTMHLHHDKHLQTYIDNLNAAIEKDPRLKQLPLKQLICYADKLPQPLQNAIRNNAGGVYNHRFYFDQLKNPSSDKPTGALLREINKTFGTFDKFKSELKAAALSVFGSGYAWLVTDGKDLKIITTPNQDAPLCYCPLMNIDVWEHAYYLKHYNVRADYIDDLLQIIDWTVVEDRFNSRPKK
- a CDS encoding redoxin domain-containing protein, with the protein product MKKRILVLFAVIIAAFGLIGLCVGCNGEKMDYSVTVLSPDDAPLSGVTVSWLSGDKVKGSADTDELGNATVSIPAGTYTIGLSGYAEGLSYTEVSVNASMANVRIKLKVQQVNYTVTVLDKSQQAASGVEVQWLDADDNVVGTATTDASGIAACELPYGTYTILLNKLPSGNIPSGEFSVTGASPTITASLIDGVAEKYSVTVKTAGGLLYKKVTVNLYSGGTKLVKSAETDDYGVATFDVEDGVYSARLSTGDMAKLAGYTETRASLTASKRSGEIILTSAVRTDAPTSDTRYVIGDIIHDYTFTMTYQRKDENGALVDKTPWSKSITQLFKDGKEAILINNWGTNCSWCVKEMPAMQRAYDKYGDKIEIIAVSNYNGGDRDSVIEEYYNTNGYTFPMMRDTNSLAIKFALTGWPTTIIIDRYGAIARVESGAVADDEAWERMINKYIGADYVQSFTPGDKESESITTEVAKPDVTVPANHYETVAQTINKTDTFPQGASVVWRGETQNDMAWPFMLKEVDGAQVLYSSNEKKANSMSTIYATVTVEPGNVFTFDYKSQTEDADILSIVWDGKIIKQIYGDSDGWQTCYLYTDLAGGAHTLAMAYIKDGSTNVGFDNVYIKNVRFTKFADMPATGIDMFRAAAYGVPKDGDKLFPYYADVYLDETDGYYHVDTSKLQNKDYAGNDEKPLLLVNLMNATNWMPYSIGQLVYLVSAETGAYIVDCNFDIGEGKKDYRDELIEYMRVATSSDIEDCVPVDKHLHDILVKFMANASGTDSHDKEWLEACYFYSHYGAGDPVGNPIMGLTNATAYEAKLNETNVADITRDVYPLPSVIYKFTPEEDGLYKIESFIPDKDASQYSAQIWLYDDENDADHPLVYDGDARFYRDAKNEQNFTVYYNMKANHVYYMQLAFLVAEKGVYNFTIEKVNKDVIRLLPCSDNEYTYILDEDGKITSDLLLAGAVSYYEDDDGFYRVGNKATASDSDPYIYFDVKYATALTTKPISTLYTEELVNPLNTKEKLGYKTFDFTRMAAFFDNGDNNIVFNEKYDLTVRGAEYKDYTADIKAYVDAAEANDGLVKVDDKLVKILTLFIETRINTTFYEDGNGGYTGEKALENEWLRLCWYYKTYTA